The genomic region TTGCTAGCTTTTTCCTGGCAGGAAAATGCACATAAACGGCAGATGATATGGGAACAAAATAACAGATCCATGCAAAATATATTCAAGAAAAGTTTGATACAAAAGTAAAGTGCAAAGACTGGTAGTTCGAACGTAAAAGTACTCATGAGTTATCAACTcaataacaaaaaaaatgagaCCAGAGGATTTTAAAGAAGCGGCGAAAGACCTGGGCTTATTCAATTAGTGAACTAACTAACAAGTTTAAATCCGCTGCACAGGATTTTAACCCTGGACACACGGTGACTCCACTGCACAACCCACAACCACCACTAGGCTATAATTCCATTCTCGCAAAGGGATACACTCAATACCACCAAATTCATAAAAAAATTACACATGGATAGATAGAAATTTCTACACAACAGACTGAAATATGTAGTCTTCACATGGTTTAGCACAACAGTGGAGATAACTAATTTAAATTGAACAGAGCAAGTAACGGTGGTCAGCATGCCACCAGAAATGGAGCACGCACAGTGCACAAACTATTGTCGTACTAAAGTCAAGATCAGCCAGATCACCAAAGTTTAGAATAATGCAACAAATACATGTAATTTGGTGATAACCTGGTGTTAGTACTGTGATGAAGGATCAAGCACATGTCCCATGAAGATAACCGTAGCAGACACTTCCTCCCGAATGAGAAAGAAGAAAGGGTGGTCGGCTGTGAAGTGCTCTGTTGGTAAAGGCTTGCCTATGCTTTTCTCCACAGAAGTTTCTTCAATTTCATCATCGTTCACTTCCAAAATCACTTTATGAAGTACATCAGATAGAAACAAAGGCTCCTTCGAGTCACCTTCCTTTACCATATCTTTGAAATCTGCATCTCGTCGGAATGGCAATTCAAGTGTCATATCTTTCAGAAAATCCTTCATGTCGATCTGAAAAGATATCGTGAATTTGGGCACCCCAATACCCACATGGCGCTTCTCCGTCGGTAAATGTTGTTCTAAGAATGCCGGTTCAGAGAAAATCTTCTTGGTTAATTCAAACAGACCATCATGAGCATCTGGGAGGAAAATGTACATGGAAAATTTCCGTTCATTATTCCCTTGCTTGTAAGGAAGCTTAATAACTTTGAATCCGTCATGCGCAGCAAAAAGACGAGTTCTGTCATACTCCACAAAAGGAACTAGGACATGTGTTCCATCCAGACAGTAGAATTTTTGTTCAGCAGTCTTCCCTATATCAGTCTTATCCAGCCATCTGCCTTTAAAATACAGCGCGCTGCCAAGTACAAGCCCTGTATTCTGGTCAACTAATCCATCTGGAACGAGTGAGGTAATGGTTTGTCTCGTGGACTTGTTGACCCATGAGTTAATTTGCTCAGCAGCATCTTCTGGCTTCAAATATCAAGAAAATAGTTTCCATAAATATCAAAATAAGAATCACAAGGCATCTCAAGTACAGTTAACACCAGACGATTAGTTTCTTACTGATATTTTTTCCAAAACAATTTAGTGTCTTATACTGTTCAAACTCAAATATATCGAGACAAACTCTTGAAAAGGATCTTACAGTAACAACCAACTGTGTAGTTATTACTTTCATGATGGAATATAAGTCTCTTTGCTCAATTAACATTTTTACTAGAGCAAAGAAATTTCGACAAGATCCTATAGCAAAGTAGTTGCACAGGTGAGTAAAAGACAGTAAACCAGAAAACACAAACATATATGGAGGTATCGATTACCTACACTAATCAGATGACATGAATACAAATATCTGTTTCCTGCACGCTCAAACAATCGAAGTTGAGACGTTCTGAACTTTCACTGCCACAGTGCCGCTAACTAATGGCACAAGCATACTTAGAACAGCTGAAGAACATACTCCGTAACTACAATCACCATGCAATTGATGTGAGACAGGAGCCATAACACGTACCGTGCTCTTGAAATCGACCGTCTTGGCCGCTGAGCAGTACAGGCCACCAGCGGTctcgacgaactccggcgagagcGTCGTTGATGCGTCGGCCCACACGCCAGAGGCGAACGCGAGCCGTGGTCCACCAGACTTCGCGCGGTCCTTGAGCACGCGCTTGACCACACGCGACGCCACATTGGCCGCGTCAGCCGCTGCGCCCttgccgccgccaccgcagccCAACGTACCGAGCAACTGCCTCCGCGTCGCACCACGCGCGCCGGAGGCCGCGAGGGAGAGCGCGGCGTGGACTCCAACAGGGGATACAGCGGCGTTTCCAGTGCCTGCGGCGGCGAGGACGCGGCCGGCGAGGGGCAGGCAGAACGCGCGTTGTGCTACGTCCAGGGCCTCCTCCCATGGCCTCGTCGGCATCGGCGCAGGGGCGACGGGCGCCTGAGCATCAGGAACCGGACCGGGGGACGGCGAGGGAGGGTGAGGTTTCGGGGCGGGGCTCCGCCGGTTGGGTTTTGGGGCGGCGCTCCGGCGGAGCACCCGCGGGAGGGAGGAGAAGTGCCGCATTTTGGGATGGAAAACCAGGAAGACTCTGGCCAGGGTTTATTTAGGGTTCAACGATCAAAGAAAGTGATCTCTGTGGGCTGATCCGATTTGAGGGCCAATAAGCCGGTACTCTCAACCAGTGTGCGTCAATTTGGGCGCAGCGACTATTTATCGCCTTAAGCGAGCACAGGGGGAACGTCTCGCTGCAGGGCTCAACTAATTTGGCCGGCCCATTCGCGTGCGGTTAATGAACTGCAAAGGAGGAGAAAGTCGGTGTCCTTTTCTTAACACGAAACAAGCCGCGTTTCTCATGGTCTATTGTCCGCTTTTATTTCCAGTTTTTTTTGTGTTTCctctattttttctctcttttcattgTTTTTTTCATTTCTTTCCTTCTTTGTTGTCTttctttagttttcttttcttcctCTATTTTTATTtggctttcttttttcttctccattttggattttcttttttaaTGTCtgttttcgttttcactctacatttttgtATATGTCAAAAAAAAATAAGGCTAAACATTTTTTGTATAGACGTTCAACATTGTCCAAATGCTTATTCAACATTttataaatacttgttcaacattttaataattattcaacatttttcaaatacttgttcaacattttttagtacttattcaacatttttcaaacacttgttcaacatttttcaaatgtgtttTTAGAGAGTGTTTTTTGTATATATATgtagaatattttaaagtataaataaaagtacaaaaataaagcaaaaaccaagttaacaaaacagaagaaaacagGTTGTACCCTCCCACGCGCCTGGGCCGACCCATCtgggctccccccccccccagtgctcGCTTAAAGCGAGACATAGGGGCGCCCCGATTTGGGTTCTGCTCAATAAAACAAAGGACGACGCTAGACGTCGGTCGACCAACCCAAATTCCGGCCTGTCACCACGCGTGCATCCAATTGCCCCACCCCTGGCACCGTTGGACCCCCTATCTCCTTCCTCACGCGGTGCGTCTTCCTCACTTGCTAAAAACCCGAGTCAACGTGCACGCCCGTGGCCGGAAGAGAACGATGGCGAGCGCCGCTGAACCGGCCATGGATGCACGCCGACCAACTCTCGAATCACGCCGGCTCGCCATCGCTCGCCGCGTCGTCACCCTCGTAGAGTCGAAGCATCGCCCCCGTGCTTGCCGGCGGTTGCAGCACAGGGTTTGTTGATTCCAAAAAAATCAGGCATCAGTAGCAACAATTAGGACTCCACTCCTCCATCGTTGCCACAAAATACCACTCCAGTTGGTTGCAGCAAACCCGACTGGTGGTTCCAGCTCTGGCTTCGGCCGGTTGCAGCAAAAACATCTTCGAGGTCGCCATGGAAGCTTGGTCGTGTTCGTCAGGTCGCAACAAATTCCAGTCATGGTTTAGCAAAAAAAATCTTTGATTCCAGCATACTCGTTGCCTAATTCCAGCAGGGTCTCTTTGCCTCATCGCCGCCATCGTAGCTTCTGCGACCGATGGTTGAAGCTTTTGCACAGCCGGTTGCAGCATCTCGCACGAGCCATGATCTCGCCTTCACGCTCTTGCAACTTCCATGACGCCGGTTGCAGCTTTTTTGCCGGCCGATTGCAACAGGGGTTGTCGTCGCCGTTGTAGTCCTCATGGTCGGTAATCTTGTCGGTCGCAGCTTTGGTTCCAGCAAACGACGGCGATGGCGCATTATGGCTTGCGGGTCTCGTAGCAGCTTTTTTGACTCTCTTCACCGCAACAATGCACACACACGACGATGCGGCTTCGTGGGGGAGCACGCCCCATGCAGCAGCTCCAGAGCAATGGTGTCCGAGAAAAAAAAGATGAGCAGGAGAAGCTGCATGGCGAGGGCGGAAGAAGAAGGGAACATAATGTGTGTCTCGATTGTGTGGCCAACAACTGCGCTGAAAGGACAAGGAGGAAGTAGGGAGGTCTGTGGGGGCCATGTGGGATGACATGTCCTCTTGTGTTAGCATTGCACGAGATGAGCGAGTCGACCAGTCGAAGCTTCGGCCAGTCGACCAGAAGGAATCATCTGCCAAAAACAGAAGGGTAGGCCAATTTGTTCACGAGAGCGCCATGGGCTATGGGAATTTTGACCAATTGTATCGATTAGGGGTTTTCCTACTCCGATGGCGATCGAGATCATCAATAGTAGATCTACCTTGTCTTGTTTACAAGGGAACGGTCAGGGCTGTAGTGACCCAGGTCTTATAGGATCCGAATTTCTATGCTTTCTGTGCTATCCCTGGATCATAGCCAGCACACACATTAACAACCGTGAATATTAGTAAAACATACATCATTTTACTAAAACTAATAGATTCAAAATTATGTAAATACATACCATTAACACAGCACAATGCTAGCACGTAATGCAACGTGAAATTGCTGGCAAACAAATCCTCAAGAGGTAAATATGTATGATGATGATGTTTAGTGAACTTAGAAAAAATGAAATCACGAGATTCTTGTCCAAACTTAACAACTTTTTATAATCAATAACATCACAAGCAGTATTTAAGAAGGATCTATCAAAGGTTATGGGAAACAAGTTATCTTGAGGAGTTCCAAGTACTAAGAAATCAGTAGGATACTTAATCTTAGCATAAAGAATTTCagcatctcttacaatccctataGGTGAAATACCAACCTATTTGTAAGCTTAATGATAACATCAATCTTTTCTACTCCCAcctttcctttatataaggtgtatttgtttcttgataaaatttcacaatgtaaggttgataacccacaagtataggggatcgcaacagcttttgagggtagagtattcaacccacatttattgattcgacacaaggggagccaaagaatattctcaagtattagcaactgagttgtcaattcaaccacacctggaaacttagtatctgcagcaaagtgtttagtagcaaagtaatatgatagtggtggtagcggcaacaaaagtaaagacagcaaaagtaatgtttttggtattttgtagtgattgtaacaatagtagcgggaaagtaaataagcgagaactagtatatggaaaactcgtaggcaccggatcagtgatggataattatgccggatgcggttcatcatgtaacagtcataacatagggtgacacagaactagctccaattcatcaatgtaatgtaggcatgtattccgtatatagtcatacgtgcttatggaaaagaacttgcatgacatcttttgtcctaccctcccgtggcagcggggtcctattggaaactaagggatattaaggcctccttttaatagagaaccggaacagagcattagcacatagtgaatacatgaactcctcaaactatggtcattaccgggagtggtcccgattattgtcacttcggggttgccggatcataatacacagtaggtgactatagacttgcaagataggatcaagaactcacatatattcatgaaaacataataggttcagatctgaaatcatggcactcgggccctagtgacaagcattaagcatagcaaagtcatagcaacatcaatctcagaacataatggatactagggatcaaaccctaacaaaactaactcgattacatgataaatctcatccaacccatcatcgtccagcaagcctacgatggaattactcacgcacgtcggtgagcatcatgaaattggtgatggaggatggttgatgatgacgacggcgacgaatccccctctccggatccctgaacggactccagaccagccctcccgagaggttttagggcttggcagcggctccgtatcgtaaaatgcgatgatttcttctccctgatttttttctctccgaaagcaaatatatagagttggagttggcgtcagagggcattcagggggcccatgaggtagggggcgcgccctagggggaggggcccaccctcgtgagaagggtgtggcccccctggtcttcatctttggcgaggattttttattattttttctaagatgttccgtggagtttcaggtcattccgagaatatttgttttctgcacataaaacaacaccatggcaattctgctgaaaacagcatcagtccgggttagttccattcaaatcatacaagttagagtccaaaacaagggcaaaggtgtttggaaaagtagatacaacggagatgtatcaactcccccaagcttaaacccttgcttgtcctcaagcaattcagttgacaaactgaaagaaagaaagaaaaacttttacaaactctgtttgctcttgttgttgtaactatgtcaa from Triticum aestivum cultivar Chinese Spring chromosome 4A, IWGSC CS RefSeq v2.1, whole genome shotgun sequence harbors:
- the LOC123082128 gene encoding probable non-inhibitory serpin-Z9; translation: MRHFSSLPRVLRRSAAPKPNRRSPAPKPHPPSPSPGPVPDAQAPVAPAPMPTRPWEEALDVAQRAFCLPLAGRVLAAAGTGNAAVSPVGVHAALSLAASGARGATRRQLLGTLGCGGGGKGAAADAANVASRVVKRVLKDRAKSGGPRLAFASGVWADASTTLSPEFVETAGGLYCSAAKTVDFKSTPEDAAEQINSWVNKSTRQTITSLVPDGLVDQNTGLVLGSALYFKGRWLDKTDIGKTAEQKFYCLDGTHVLVPFVEYDRTRLFAAHDGFKVIKLPYKQGNNERKFSMYIFLPDAHDGLFELTKKIFSEPAFLEQHLPTEKRHVGIGVPKFTISFQIDMKDFLKDMTLELPFRRDADFKDMVKEGDSKEPLFLSDVLHKVILEVNDDEIEETSVEKSIGKPLPTEHFTADHPFFFLIREEVSATVIFMGHVLDPSSQY